One stretch of Methylopila sp. 73B DNA includes these proteins:
- a CDS encoding FecR domain-containing protein, translating into MTDDEPSSPPDDRLSDEAIDWIVRLRSGRASAEDRDAFAAWRSQSPEHEAAALEAESVWRGLGAAGEALPDDHGAAQADAKGVSRRKLLSLAALGAGATALAGSDWARLHLEADHATGPGGPESFTLPDGSTARLNATSAIQVAYTPFERRLTLLAGQGAFDVRPDAARPFVVDAAGGAARAFGTSFDVDIRSTEVVVTVLSGQVEVATAGATSPAGRGERIRFRAGSSPSAAETVDVEAETAWRRGKLIFNGRPLADVVAEVERHRRGRIVIANRSLAALAVTGTFDLGDGDAVLRAVEDTLPARVTRLPFLAIVS; encoded by the coding sequence ATGACCGATGACGAACCGTCGTCCCCCCCGGACGACCGGCTGAGCGACGAGGCGATCGACTGGATCGTGCGTCTGCGTTCCGGGCGCGCGAGCGCCGAGGATCGCGACGCCTTCGCCGCATGGCGGAGCCAGAGCCCGGAGCATGAAGCCGCCGCGCTCGAAGCGGAGAGCGTCTGGCGAGGACTTGGCGCGGCGGGCGAGGCCCTTCCCGACGACCACGGCGCGGCTCAGGCGGACGCGAAGGGCGTCTCCCGTCGCAAGTTGCTCAGCCTCGCGGCGCTCGGCGCCGGCGCGACGGCGCTTGCGGGCTCCGACTGGGCGCGCCTCCATCTCGAGGCGGACCACGCGACGGGACCCGGCGGTCCCGAGAGCTTCACCTTGCCGGACGGCTCGACAGCTCGGCTCAACGCGACCAGCGCCATCCAGGTGGCATACACGCCGTTCGAGCGACGGCTGACGCTGCTGGCGGGGCAAGGCGCCTTCGACGTCCGCCCTGACGCGGCGCGACCGTTCGTGGTGGACGCCGCGGGCGGCGCCGCGCGCGCTTTTGGGACCTCGTTCGACGTCGACATCCGCTCGACCGAGGTGGTGGTGACCGTTCTGTCGGGACAGGTCGAAGTCGCGACGGCCGGAGCGACTTCGCCGGCGGGGCGCGGCGAGCGAATCCGATTCCGCGCCGGCTCTTCGCCGTCCGCGGCCGAGACGGTAGACGTCGAGGCGGAGACGGCGTGGCGGCGCGGCAAGCTCATCTTCAACGGCCGGCCGCTGGCCGATGTGGTCGCCGAGGTCGAGCGGCACCGGCGCGGACGCATCGTCATCGCGAACCGCAGTCTTGCGGCTCTCGCCGTGACCGGCACGTTCGATCTCGGCGACGGCGACGCCGTGCTCCGCGCCGTCGAGGACACCCTGCCCGCCCGCGTCACGCGTCTGCCTTTCCTCGCGATCGTCAGCTGA
- a CDS encoding TonB-dependent siderophore receptor produces the protein MKAEWGSRARRAALGVAAALAVASPTAAAPESGASVTARGSTVAFDVQPQDLGGALTAFADQAGLRLMFASDVVARFESRGLQGRFTREEALDLLLSDARLSWRFTSGSTVTISRFAPGDIVPMAAEGVIELDEIAVEGTGLQNAWGPVDGYVATRSATGSKTDTPLIETPRSISVIARDELADRGATTLQEALAYTPGVASFASGRSLVLDEFLLRGFDTAAGNLGQLRDGLKLQANVYDGAQEPYGLERVEVLKGAASILYGQLGPGGVVNSISKRPTFTPQGEINVTGGSFENKQVSADVSGPIGSSGEWAYRLTGLVRDGDTWMDYVPDDKRYIAPAITWRPTDRTSLTVLAHYQEVRTRFKAPMDADGTVFRAPGVGRVPRDMFIGDPDFDKYKINSGAIGYLFEHDFNGTVKFSSKTRYFESKADWNYLTFLGFKTTAPGDPQILRGISERTEHSKTFTSDNNFQVRFDTGPISHTAVVGVDYSRLTYDTHRFQRGVVDSLEFDDPDYGNSGVKVDYSRDNGFKRQIGQVGVYAQDQIKIADRFVILAGGRQDWAKTETSYYRLGRQPDQKDDAFSAQLGFVYLAPHGFAPYVSYSESFSPTVAANFLEPSTKPTTGEQYEAGLRWQSPDEKTLITAAAYTIDQKNAVSFAAPTNDDDSGFRQTGLVRSRGVELEAKTKLGDWEIVAAYAYTDARVRKDEDPLLVGERVALVPYNQASIWAAYDFTSLGAPWLKLGGGLRYVGRTNLTEDYISDANGAPIRKRYREVPDYLMVDAVARLDLGGMTPSLKGFHAQINAKNLLDKKTYSCTSAVQGCNYGQPRTIFATLSYKW, from the coding sequence GTGAAAGCTGAATGGGGGAGCCGCGCCCGGCGTGCGGCCTTGGGCGTCGCCGCGGCTCTGGCTGTAGCGTCGCCGACGGCGGCTGCGCCCGAAAGCGGAGCGTCCGTCACGGCGCGGGGCTCCACGGTGGCGTTCGACGTGCAACCTCAGGACCTTGGCGGCGCCCTGACGGCGTTCGCCGATCAGGCCGGCTTGCGCCTGATGTTCGCAAGCGACGTCGTCGCCCGGTTTGAGAGCCGTGGACTCCAGGGAAGATTCACCCGAGAGGAGGCGCTCGACCTTCTGCTCTCGGACGCTCGCCTGTCATGGCGCTTCACAAGCGGGTCGACCGTGACGATCTCGCGTTTCGCGCCTGGCGACATCGTGCCGATGGCCGCCGAGGGCGTGATCGAGCTGGACGAAATCGCGGTCGAGGGCACGGGCCTGCAAAATGCCTGGGGTCCGGTCGACGGTTACGTCGCCACCCGCAGCGCGACGGGATCCAAGACCGACACGCCGCTGATCGAGACGCCGCGCTCGATCTCCGTCATCGCGCGCGACGAATTAGCGGATCGCGGCGCGACGACGCTGCAGGAGGCACTCGCCTACACGCCGGGCGTCGCGTCCTTCGCCTCTGGCCGCTCGCTTGTCCTCGACGAATTCCTGCTCCGCGGGTTCGATACGGCGGCCGGCAACCTCGGCCAACTCCGCGACGGCCTCAAACTACAGGCCAACGTCTACGACGGCGCCCAGGAGCCCTACGGCCTCGAACGCGTGGAAGTGCTAAAGGGAGCCGCCTCGATCCTTTATGGACAGCTGGGTCCGGGCGGTGTGGTCAATTCGATCAGCAAGCGCCCGACATTCACGCCGCAAGGCGAGATCAACGTCACGGGCGGAAGCTTCGAGAACAAGCAGGTTTCGGCGGACGTCTCCGGGCCCATCGGCTCAAGCGGCGAGTGGGCCTACCGGCTGACGGGCCTCGTTCGCGACGGCGACACCTGGATGGACTACGTCCCCGACGACAAGCGCTACATTGCGCCGGCGATCACCTGGAGGCCCACGGATCGTACATCCCTGACGGTCCTGGCCCACTATCAGGAGGTCCGCACCCGTTTCAAGGCGCCGATGGACGCCGATGGCACGGTCTTCAGGGCTCCCGGTGTCGGACGCGTTCCGCGCGACATGTTCATCGGCGACCCGGACTTCGACAAATACAAAATCAACTCCGGCGCGATCGGATACCTCTTCGAGCATGACTTCAACGGCACGGTGAAGTTCAGTTCGAAGACTCGTTACTTCGAGTCGAAAGCGGACTGGAATTATCTGACATTCCTAGGGTTCAAAACCACCGCGCCTGGAGATCCTCAGATCTTGCGCGGCATCAGCGAGCGCACCGAACACTCGAAGACTTTTACCTCGGACAACAATTTCCAGGTCAGGTTCGATACCGGGCCGATATCCCACACGGCGGTCGTCGGGGTCGATTACTCGCGCCTGACATACGACACCCACCGGTTCCAGCGCGGCGTTGTAGATTCGCTCGAATTCGACGATCCCGATTACGGAAACTCCGGTGTCAAGGTCGATTACAGCCGCGACAATGGGTTCAAGCGGCAGATCGGTCAGGTTGGCGTCTACGCGCAAGACCAGATCAAGATCGCCGACCGCTTCGTCATTCTTGCCGGCGGCCGGCAGGATTGGGCGAAGACTGAGACGAGCTATTACCGGCTTGGTCGCCAGCCAGACCAGAAGGACGACGCCTTCAGCGCACAGCTAGGCTTCGTCTACCTCGCGCCGCATGGCTTCGCTCCCTACGTGTCATACAGCGAATCTTTCTCGCCGACGGTCGCCGCAAATTTTCTGGAGCCCTCGACCAAACCTACGACCGGGGAGCAGTACGAGGCGGGTCTGCGATGGCAGTCGCCGGATGAAAAGACGCTGATCACGGCGGCCGCCTACACCATCGATCAGAAGAATGCGGTCTCGTTTGCAGCGCCCACGAACGACGACGACTCTGGCTTTCGCCAGACGGGCTTGGTCCGATCAAGAGGCGTCGAACTTGAGGCGAAGACGAAACTCGGCGATTGGGAGATCGTCGCAGCCTACGCCTACACGGACGCGCGGGTTCGAAAGGACGAAGATCCGCTGCTTGTCGGAGAGCGCGTCGCGCTGGTCCCCTACAATCAGGCGTCGATCTGGGCGGCCTATGATTTCACATCGCTCGGCGCGCCATGGCTCAAACTTGGCGGCGGGCTTCGCTATGTCGGCCGAACGAACCTGACCGAAGATTACATATCGGACGCAAATGGAGCCCCGATCAGAAAGCGATACCGTGAGGTTCCCGACTACCTAATGGTCGACGCGGTCGCGCGTCTGGATCTGGGTGGCATGACGCCATCGCTCAAAGGCTTCCATGCGCAGATCAACGCCAAGAACCTCCTGGACAAAAAAACCTACTCCTGCACAAGCGCTGTCCAAGGCTGCAATTACGGCCAGCCACGCACCATCTTCGCCACGCTCTCCTACAAATGGTGA
- a CDS encoding ABC transporter substrate-binding protein: MAAFSVSATRGAGATRVVSLELQLTETLVALGAPPIAAADNALYRRLVGRPELPASVEDLGPIQQPNLEFLTYLKPDLIVLPPWEIGGSRRALARVAPIEAIGDLSARPPIERLNETTRRLGVLVGRDGDAEALVANAAAEIDALRTGAATRPTFLCRLMENGRHVAIFGGRSVVGAVAERLGMPNAWTGRQSAFGTAVAAIEDLARVPDARLVHFHRGAETDRALARLARSPLWAALPMVRMGRTHAMPVVHPNGGLASAIRAAAQLATLPHDGPPRG, encoded by the coding sequence ATGGCGGCCTTCTCCGTTTCAGCCACCCGCGGCGCCGGGGCAACGCGCGTGGTGTCGCTGGAACTGCAGCTCACCGAGACGCTGGTCGCGCTCGGCGCGCCGCCGATCGCCGCCGCCGACAATGCGCTCTACCGCCGCCTGGTCGGACGACCGGAACTTCCGGCCTCGGTCGAGGACCTCGGGCCAATCCAGCAGCCGAACCTCGAATTCTTGACCTACCTGAAGCCGGACCTGATCGTTTTGCCGCCATGGGAGATAGGCGGATCGCGCCGCGCCCTCGCGCGCGTCGCGCCTATCGAGGCAATCGGCGATCTCTCGGCCCGACCGCCGATCGAGCGCCTGAACGAGACCACGCGTCGGCTCGGCGTCCTCGTCGGGCGTGATGGCGATGCGGAAGCGCTCGTGGCGAATGCGGCAGCTGAGATCGACGCGCTGCGGACCGGCGCGGCGACGCGGCCGACTTTTCTCTGCCGACTGATGGAGAATGGCCGCCACGTCGCGATCTTTGGCGGCCGAAGCGTGGTCGGCGCGGTCGCGGAGCGGCTCGGCATGCCGAACGCCTGGACAGGGCGGCAGAGCGCCTTCGGAACGGCGGTCGCGGCGATCGAGGATCTGGCGCGCGTCCCGGACGCAAGGCTGGTGCACTTCCATCGAGGGGCGGAGACCGACCGCGCGCTGGCGCGGCTTGCACGCAGCCCGCTCTGGGCGGCGTTGCCCATGGTGCGCATGGGCCGGACCCACGCCATGCCCGTTGTGCATCCGAACGGCGGGCTCGCCTCGGCCATCCGGGCCGCGGCGCAGCTTGCGACGCTTCCCCACGACGGCCCGCCGCGTGGCTGA
- the fhuB gene encoding Fe(3+)-hydroxamate ABC transporter permease FhuB, with product MADARAGRRVLIPALALLALGGALACANLASVASPGRWVGAAFGPEPTAMTEIVFHHSLLPRIAVALLCGAGLGLAGALMQQALRNPLAEPGTLGVFAGARFALAAATLWAPGLLVFGYEPLALAGGATAAALVLLLARRQRFAPLAVVLAGIVVSLALEAANRMLAIGNFEALSDLFVWQAGSLSQNNWDAARRLAPRAALGALAALLLARALAVLELGDAVARGLGASLALVRVAAIAVAVALAASVAGAVGAIGFVGLAAPTIARASGVRTAAGRLLWSALIGSGLLLAADQGLLATAGGMVPTGEATALLGAPLLLWLVARMRAAAGPAEMESAKATKMPDRARVRLVLVAAATPVVVWAALALGRTPDGFVWATGGLFDALWPWRAPRVAASLAAGALLGAAGVVLQRLTGNAMASPELLGVSAGAALMLILAVFLLPPLSPSAALGLATLGAAAALFATLAVGWRSGHAPLQTLMIGAALSALLSSSATLVLASGDPRGAALVAWLAGSTYAVTPAQSAATVVAAVALALALPLTARWLAILPMGGAAAQALGVQAARARLGLLGVAAAATAAATLLVGPLSFVGLVAPHLARFAGARRPLAETMAASAIGGLLLLVADWLGRVVVFPWQIPAGLIATAIGGIYFTWLQQARR from the coding sequence GTGGCTGACGCCCGTGCAGGGCGCCGCGTCCTAATTCCGGCTCTTGCCTTGCTGGCTCTGGGCGGCGCGCTCGCCTGCGCCAACCTCGCCTCCGTGGCGTCTCCAGGCCGCTGGGTCGGCGCCGCCTTCGGGCCGGAACCGACGGCTATGACGGAGATTGTGTTTCACCACAGCCTGCTGCCGCGCATCGCCGTCGCGCTGCTGTGCGGGGCCGGCCTCGGCCTCGCCGGCGCATTGATGCAGCAGGCGCTGCGAAACCCGCTGGCTGAACCCGGAACGCTCGGCGTGTTCGCTGGCGCGCGGTTTGCGCTGGCCGCAGCCACGCTGTGGGCGCCGGGACTGCTCGTGTTCGGATACGAGCCTCTCGCCCTCGCCGGAGGGGCGACCGCCGCGGCGCTCGTGTTGCTTCTCGCACGGCGCCAGCGGTTCGCGCCGCTGGCGGTCGTGCTTGCGGGAATCGTCGTTTCGCTCGCGCTCGAGGCGGCGAACCGCATGCTTGCGATCGGGAACTTCGAAGCGCTCTCGGACCTGTTCGTCTGGCAAGCCGGATCGCTCTCCCAGAACAATTGGGACGCCGCGCGCCGCCTTGCGCCGCGGGCTGCACTCGGCGCTCTGGCGGCTCTATTGCTGGCGCGTGCTCTCGCCGTGCTGGAGCTCGGCGACGCCGTCGCGCGCGGCCTTGGCGCGTCGCTCGCGCTGGTGCGGGTCGCCGCCATCGCGGTCGCCGTCGCTCTCGCCGCCTCCGTCGCCGGCGCGGTCGGCGCGATCGGTTTCGTTGGGCTGGCGGCGCCGACGATCGCACGCGCGTCTGGCGTTCGAACGGCGGCCGGCCGGCTGCTGTGGAGCGCCCTGATCGGGTCGGGCCTTTTGCTCGCCGCCGACCAGGGGTTGTTGGCGACAGCTGGGGGGATGGTCCCGACCGGCGAAGCAACGGCTCTGCTGGGCGCGCCGCTGCTGCTGTGGCTCGTCGCGCGCATGCGCGCCGCGGCGGGTCCTGCGGAGATGGAGAGCGCGAAAGCGACGAAGATGCCAGATCGAGCGCGTGTACGGCTCGTCTTGGTCGCCGCGGCGACGCCCGTCGTCGTCTGGGCGGCGCTCGCGCTTGGACGGACGCCGGATGGCTTCGTCTGGGCGACAGGCGGCCTGTTCGACGCCCTGTGGCCGTGGCGAGCGCCGCGGGTAGCGGCCTCGCTCGCCGCCGGAGCCCTATTGGGCGCCGCCGGCGTCGTGCTGCAAAGGCTGACGGGGAACGCCATGGCGAGCCCGGAACTTCTCGGCGTGTCCGCCGGAGCGGCGCTCATGCTGATACTCGCCGTATTTCTGCTGCCGCCTCTCTCGCCTTCGGCGGCTCTCGGCCTCGCGACCTTGGGCGCCGCGGCTGCGCTGTTCGCGACGCTCGCGGTCGGCTGGCGCTCCGGGCACGCCCCGCTTCAGACCTTGATGATTGGGGCGGCCCTTTCAGCGCTGCTCAGCTCCAGCGCGACGCTCGTCCTCGCAAGCGGTGATCCGCGCGGCGCGGCGCTGGTCGCTTGGCTCGCCGGCTCCACCTACGCGGTGACCCCCGCGCAATCGGCCGCCACGGTCGTCGCTGCGGTCGCGCTGGCGCTGGCGTTGCCTTTGACCGCCCGCTGGCTCGCGATCCTGCCGATGGGCGGGGCGGCGGCGCAGGCCCTCGGGGTCCAGGCTGCCAGGGCCCGGCTCGGCCTGCTTGGGGTCGCCGCCGCCGCGACCGCCGCAGCGACGCTGTTGGTAGGGCCTCTGAGCTTCGTAGGGCTGGTGGCCCCCCATCTCGCGCGGTTCGCCGGCGCGCGCCGGCCGCTGGCGGAGACAATGGCCGCAAGCGCGATCGGCGGCCTTCTTCTTCTCGTTGCGGATTGGCTTGGGCGCGTCGTCGTCTTTCCCTGGCAGATCCCCGCGGGCCTGATCGCGACGGCGATTGGCGGGATCTACTTCACATGGCTCCAGCAGGCGCGGCGATGA
- the fhuF gene encoding siderophore-iron reductase FhuF, whose protein sequence is MTEDPLASLLVGPLVDYAGRVSTTQEPGLVAGVDLRDRTVLSELIDRAVAARNGADRRAVSSLWSKAHFATVIPPTLGVAFVHGQALPVALDDILIAVGAVSGATTLLVLRDAGEAFASDAEGHFDALVYGHLEPLVDGLSAATGLSRRVLWSNAGNIFDYVTTLARGALGNTPALMEAEALLSERTRRGVPNPLFRPVDHLPDGGRRRRVCCVRDRIASLSLCSTCPKASAAVTSADMIGDG, encoded by the coding sequence ATGACCGAGGATCCTCTCGCCTCGCTCCTGGTCGGCCCTCTTGTTGACTACGCGGGTCGTGTCTCCACGACGCAGGAGCCGGGCCTCGTCGCAGGGGTAGATCTGCGGGACCGGACGGTCCTGTCTGAGCTTATCGATCGAGCCGTGGCCGCGCGGAACGGGGCCGATCGACGCGCGGTCTCGTCTCTCTGGTCGAAGGCGCATTTCGCGACGGTGATCCCGCCGACGCTTGGGGTCGCCTTCGTTCATGGCCAGGCGTTGCCCGTCGCTCTCGACGACATCCTCATAGCCGTCGGCGCCGTGAGCGGCGCCACGACGCTCCTCGTTCTGCGAGATGCCGGAGAAGCGTTCGCTTCCGACGCGGAAGGACACTTCGACGCTCTCGTCTACGGCCACCTGGAGCCGCTGGTCGACGGCCTTTCGGCTGCGACCGGCCTTTCGCGCCGTGTGCTTTGGAGCAATGCGGGCAATATTTTCGACTATGTCACGACGCTCGCCCGAGGCGCGTTGGGGAACACGCCGGCGCTTATGGAAGCCGAGGCCCTGCTCTCCGAGCGGACCCGGCGCGGCGTCCCTAACCCCCTGTTCCGGCCGGTGGATCATCTCCCGGATGGCGGCCGACGGCGAAGGGTTTGCTGCGTCCGCGACAGGATCGCGAGCCTCTCACTCTGCTCGACCTGCCCCAAGGCATCGGCCGCCGTGACCAGCGCGGATATGATTGGCGATGGATGA
- a CDS encoding RNA polymerase sigma factor has product MSSHYLTKLGEAYLRLRPRLEIVARARTRDHDVAEDLVQETWLRLQNAERSKPVAYPTTFIQRILDRVIIDHERKRRRRSAIDAELAATLWERSDDISPERLALDRDALASVREALHALPERTRRIFLRNRIDGVSHRRIAEEFGVTEETVYYHVRRAIERLAEMRDQRSQP; this is encoded by the coding sequence GTGAGTTCGCACTATCTGACGAAACTCGGCGAGGCCTACCTCCGGCTCCGTCCCCGCCTCGAAATCGTGGCGCGTGCGCGGACCCGAGACCACGATGTCGCTGAAGATCTGGTGCAGGAGACGTGGCTGCGTCTTCAGAATGCGGAGCGAAGTAAGCCCGTCGCCTATCCCACGACGTTCATCCAGCGCATCCTGGACCGCGTGATCATCGATCATGAGCGCAAGCGACGCCGGCGGTCGGCGATCGACGCCGAACTGGCGGCGACGTTGTGGGAGCGGAGCGACGATATCTCACCCGAGCGGCTGGCGCTGGATCGGGACGCCCTCGCCTCCGTGCGCGAGGCGCTCCACGCGCTCCCTGAAAGGACGCGGCGGATTTTCCTACGCAACCGGATCGATGGCGTGTCGCACCGGCGCATCGCGGAGGAGTTCGGGGTGACGGAGGAAACAGTGTACTACCACGTTCGCC